Proteins found in one Deltaproteobacteria bacterium genomic segment:
- a CDS encoding dipeptide ABC transporter ATP-binding protein has protein sequence MEAMLLQVDDLKVHFPIRKGVFSRTVGYVYAVDGVSLVLQKGETLGLVGESGCGKTTTGLGILNLVKPTSGSVRYEGREISQMSRSELRPLRKEMQMIFQDPYSSLNPRMTVNEILGDPMDIHGLYPGKERQERIDYLLEKVGLSPEHGRRYPHEFSGGQRQRIGIARALSLDPRIVVGDEPVSALDMSIQAQIINLLIDLQQEFGLSYIIIAHDLAVVEYICDRIAVMYLGKIVELGNYRELYTNPKHPYTEALLSAVPIPDPGAQKKRIILQGDVPSPMQPPSGCNFHPRCPYRLEMCDQKEPGLRDIGGGHQVSCFLYG, from the coding sequence ATGGAAGCCATGCTGCTGCAGGTTGATGATCTCAAGGTTCACTTTCCCATTAGAAAGGGCGTCTTTTCCAGGACAGTGGGGTACGTTTATGCTGTCGACGGGGTATCGCTGGTCTTGCAAAAGGGTGAGACCCTTGGTCTCGTGGGCGAAAGTGGCTGCGGCAAGACCACTACCGGCCTTGGAATATTGAATCTGGTGAAGCCTACCTCCGGTTCCGTGCGCTATGAAGGCCGGGAAATTAGCCAGATGAGCAGGTCGGAGTTGCGGCCGCTCCGCAAAGAGATGCAAATGATATTTCAGGATCCCTATTCTTCCTTGAACCCCCGGATGACGGTCAATGAGATTCTGGGCGATCCCATGGATATCCACGGCCTTTACCCCGGCAAAGAAAGACAGGAGAGAATTGATTATTTGCTGGAAAAAGTGGGGCTGTCTCCTGAACACGGCCGAAGGTATCCGCATGAATTTTCCGGCGGCCAGAGACAGAGAATCGGTATTGCCAGGGCTTTGAGTCTTGATCCGAGGATAGTCGTTGGCGACGAGCCAGTGTCTGCTCTGGACATGTCAATTCAGGCGCAGATCATCAATCTTCTTATCGACCTGCAGCAGGAGTTTGGCCTGTCCTACATAATTATCGCCCATGATCTGGCGGTGGTGGAATACATCTGTGACAGGATTGCAGTGATGTATCTGGGGAAAATAGTCGAGCTTGGCAATTATCGTGAACTTTATACTAACCCAAAACATCCATATACTGAGGCACTGCTTTCTGCAGTACCGATTCCTGACCCCGGAGCACAAAAAAAGCGCATCATTTTGCAGGGAGATGTGCCGAGCCCCATGCAGCCGCCATCAGGCTGCAACTTTCATCCTCGCTGTCCGTACCGGTTGGAGATGTGCGACCAGAAGGAGCCTGGCCTCAGGGATATAGGTGGGGGACATCAAGTGAGTTGTTTTTTGTATGGTTGA
- a CDS encoding ABC transporter ATP-binding protein translates to MHPREHLLHVKALQTYFYTFDGIAKAVDGVSFFLDKGEVLGVVGESGCGKSVTAQSVMRLVPEPPGKIVNGQILFDGRDLVKLSMDEMRTIRGNRISMIFQEPMTALNPVFTIGDQIAEMFMLHEKLGKRDSWQRAIQMLKKVQIPAPEKRVHEYPHQLSGGMRQRAMIAMALACNPEILIADEPTTALDVTVQAQILELMTQLQHDYDTGIMMITHDLGVIAEIAKRVVVMYAGKVVEEAETTELFYEPRHPYTRGLLKSIPKLGERACTGRQRLAEIKGMVPGLLDLPPGCTFHPRCPEVMTVCRQRPPNLCKVDDSHMARCWLYDENR, encoded by the coding sequence ATGCATCCCCGCGAACATCTTCTCCATGTGAAAGCATTGCAGACGTATTTCTATACCTTTGACGGTATTGCCAAGGCCGTGGATGGCGTTTCTTTTTTTCTGGACAAGGGTGAGGTTCTGGGCGTGGTTGGTGAGTCTGGTTGTGGCAAGAGTGTCACTGCCCAATCAGTGATGCGTCTCGTGCCGGAGCCGCCAGGTAAAATAGTCAACGGTCAGATCCTCTTTGACGGCCGGGACCTGGTGAAGCTCTCCATGGATGAGATGAGAACTATACGCGGCAACAGGATCTCTATGATTTTCCAGGAGCCGATGACTGCCCTGAACCCGGTCTTCACCATCGGCGATCAGATAGCCGAGATGTTCATGCTGCATGAGAAACTCGGCAAGCGCGATAGTTGGCAGAGAGCCATTCAGATGCTGAAAAAGGTGCAAATTCCTGCTCCTGAAAAACGGGTGCACGAGTATCCGCATCAACTGTCTGGCGGCATGCGCCAGAGAGCAATGATTGCTATGGCCCTGGCGTGCAATCCGGAAATTCTCATTGCCGATGAGCCCACTACAGCTCTAGATGTAACAGTGCAGGCGCAGATACTGGAACTGATGACGCAGCTCCAGCATGACTACGATACCGGAATCATGATGATTACCCATGACCTGGGGGTTATAGCAGAGATTGCCAAACGGGTGGTAGTGATGTATGCGGGCAAGGTGGTTGAAGAGGCCGAAACAACAGAACTGTTCTACGAGCCCAGGCATCCATATACCAGAGGGCTGCTGAAATCTATTCCAAAGTTGGGTGAGCGGGCTTGTACTGGCCGACAGAGGCTTGCAGAGATCAAAGGCATGGTTCCAGGACTGTTGGATCTGCCGCCCGGGTGTACTTTTCATCCGAGATGTCCGGAGGTGATGACTGTTTGTCGACAGCGGCCGCCCAATCTCTGCAAAGTAGATGATAGTCATATGGCTCGCTGCTGGTTGTATGATGAGAACAGGTAG
- a CDS encoding gamma-glutamyl-gamma-aminobutyrate hydrolase family protein — protein MLPLIGITCSRLVGGAWGLYSRGHFMDYTFAEYSEAVHSCGGAPMLIPAVHGQDSLESIISRLDGLILSGGPDVHPRFYGEQPLKGLGDVDEELDLMELAVARMAVEKDLPLLAICRGIQVLNVALGGTLYQDIGRQVRRSINHSQQADKGVNTHTVHLEKDTLLHRLIGEEVIWVNGRHHQAIKDLAEELRVSARAPDGVIECVEHRSRAFVLGVQWHPEGTWKSDPHSKKFFRALAAASREIL, from the coding sequence ATGTTACCTTTGATTGGCATTACCTGTTCACGGCTTGTTGGCGGCGCCTGGGGCCTCTACTCTAGGGGTCACTTCATGGATTATACATTTGCCGAATACAGCGAGGCTGTGCACTCATGCGGGGGAGCGCCTATGCTGATCCCGGCGGTGCACGGACAAGATTCACTGGAGAGCATTATTTCCCGTCTGGATGGCCTTATTCTCAGCGGGGGGCCGGATGTGCACCCCAGATTCTATGGGGAGCAGCCATTGAAGGGGCTGGGGGATGTGGATGAGGAGCTCGACTTGATGGAGCTCGCTGTAGCCAGAATGGCAGTAGAAAAGGATCTGCCGCTTCTGGCCATCTGCCGAGGTATACAGGTGTTGAATGTGGCTCTGGGTGGGACTCTGTATCAGGATATAGGCAGGCAGGTGAGGCGGAGCATCAATCACAGTCAGCAGGCAGACAAGGGGGTCAATACTCACACGGTGCACCTTGAAAAGGACACCCTGCTTCACCGCCTCATAGGAGAAGAGGTGATCTGGGTCAATGGCAGACATCATCAAGCAATCAAGGATCTAGCAGAGGAACTGCGGGTCAGTGCCAGGGCCCCGGACGGTGTGATCGAATGTGTGGAACACCGATCACGAGCCTTTGTTCTGGGAGTGCAGTGGCATCCTGAGGGCACCTGGAAAAGTGACCCTCACTCCAAGAAATTCTTCCGTGCCTTGGCGGCAGCATCGCGGGAAATCCTCTAG
- a CDS encoding beta-aspartyl-peptidase codes for MFTLIKDATLYSPAKQGKKDILVAGNVIARIAEQIFLPDGLDVRLIDASGKIVMPGFIDLHVHILGGGGEAGFGSRTPEITLSKISTAGVTTVVGCLGTDDVTRKPESLLAKAMQLEEEGVSTYIYTGSYQLPPATITGSVRKDIALIPKVVGVGEVAISDHRSSQPSFAELCRLAAEARVGGMIGGKAGVVHLHVGSGDRGLEPVIAVIRQTEIPISQFLPTHVTRTRALWQQAMEFAKMGGYIDLTASPLELTFAVDTAEALSMALEEGVPLEHLSLSSDSNGSMPIFNEKLEVVRLAVGDIGNLYEECRKLVNGGRSLEDVLQLVTVNPAKRMGIFQRKGSVTQGKDADLLIVDPEMKIEYVMARGRFLVEQGRPVVKGTFEE; via the coding sequence ATGTTTACACTCATAAAAGATGCGACCCTGTATTCTCCTGCGAAACAAGGAAAAAAGGACATTCTGGTGGCAGGCAATGTGATTGCCAGGATTGCTGAGCAGATTTTCCTTCCCGACGGCCTTGATGTCCGCCTGATAGATGCTAGCGGCAAAATAGTGATGCCCGGCTTCATAGACCTTCATGTGCACATTCTGGGTGGCGGAGGAGAGGCTGGCTTTGGCTCGAGGACTCCTGAGATTACACTGTCAAAGATCAGCACTGCCGGGGTAACCACTGTGGTAGGGTGTCTGGGTACAGACGATGTGACTCGCAAGCCCGAGTCTCTTCTGGCCAAGGCCATGCAGCTCGAAGAGGAAGGTGTCTCCACCTACATCTACACCGGCTCCTATCAATTACCCCCGGCGACTATCACGGGCAGCGTCAGAAAAGACATAGCGCTCATCCCGAAGGTGGTTGGTGTGGGCGAAGTGGCCATTTCAGATCATCGCTCTTCGCAGCCCAGCTTTGCAGAACTTTGCCGACTGGCTGCCGAGGCAAGGGTTGGTGGTATGATTGGCGGCAAAGCAGGGGTAGTTCATCTTCATGTGGGAAGTGGTGACAGAGGGCTGGAGCCAGTGATCGCTGTAATTCGACAAACCGAAATTCCCATCAGCCAATTCCTTCCTACCCATGTAACGCGAACACGGGCCCTGTGGCAGCAGGCCATGGAGTTTGCCAAAATGGGCGGCTATATTGATCTGACGGCGAGTCCGCTCGAGCTGACTTTTGCGGTGGATACTGCTGAAGCCCTGAGCATGGCCCTGGAGGAGGGTGTTCCCCTCGAGCATCTCAGCCTGAGTTCCGACTCCAATGGCTCCATGCCCATCTTCAATGAGAAGCTGGAGGTTGTGCGGTTAGCAGTGGGAGATATTGGCAATCTGTACGAGGAGTGCAGAAAACTGGTAAATGGCGGCCGTTCCCTGGAAGATGTGCTGCAGTTGGTGACAGTCAATCCAGCCAAGAGAATGGGAATCTTTCAGCGAAAAGGCAGTGTGACGCAGGGAAAGGACGCGGATCTGCTCATTGTCGACCCTGAGATGAAAATCGAATACGTCATGGCAAGAGGACGTTTTCTGGTAGAGCAGGGGCGGCCCGTGGTGAAAGGTACTTTTGAAGAGTAA
- a CDS encoding cyclic nucleotide-binding domain-containing protein — protein MALKSYFAIEEGLLGEKVFAIEEHLTIGRKIDNDIHLSDRTVSKKHAIVYRRDGQCIVEDLGSFNGTFVNGEQIKKAVLVNGDKIQIGKVKLRFFQEDESTAQIDLKDTHEFTVTRTDDSHCSTPSRSSRRVIEAISKVPLFLGLNEEALRRIGQAVQLVTCDQGKTIIEQGEWGDSLYVILDGKVRVFTYDDQGGEVLLGYLSENQFFGEISLLIKVPRTAMVQAEQDTLLGKLSFQAVRQIMQEFPIVKAMLEQYQRERLQELEKNKNIRPFERRRHPRYQMELEARFSVSPASGVSIATADTEYSCITTNISISGVRVKVKEPSLLELPVGCQLRMEILLPAPWDSIRCIGTLRNLSESSDEEHWVYLGVEFTNILTTYQKRLERFLFEHTMNMASTDDSVQFGE, from the coding sequence GTGGCACTGAAATCTTATTTTGCAATTGAAGAAGGCCTTCTGGGCGAGAAGGTGTTTGCCATAGAAGAACACCTTACCATCGGCAGGAAGATAGACAACGACATCCACCTGTCGGATCGCACAGTATCAAAGAAGCACGCCATAGTTTATCGCCGTGACGGTCAATGTATTGTGGAAGATCTTGGCAGCTTTAATGGTACTTTTGTAAATGGTGAACAGATCAAAAAGGCAGTTCTCGTCAATGGCGACAAGATCCAGATTGGCAAGGTGAAGCTGCGTTTTTTCCAGGAAGATGAATCCACAGCGCAGATAGATCTGAAGGATACCCATGAATTTACCGTAACCAGGACCGACGACTCACATTGCAGCACTCCTTCACGCAGTTCCAGGAGAGTGATCGAGGCCATATCCAAGGTTCCCCTTTTTCTCGGTCTCAATGAGGAGGCCCTGCGGCGGATAGGTCAGGCTGTGCAACTTGTCACCTGTGATCAGGGAAAGACCATCATTGAACAGGGAGAGTGGGGCGACTCTCTTTATGTAATTCTGGACGGCAAGGTCAGGGTATTCACCTATGACGATCAGGGCGGTGAGGTTCTGCTCGGTTACCTTTCGGAAAACCAGTTTTTTGGTGAGATTTCCCTGCTGATAAAGGTGCCCCGAACCGCCATGGTGCAGGCAGAGCAGGATACTCTCCTTGGCAAACTGAGCTTTCAAGCAGTACGGCAGATTATGCAGGAGTTTCCGATTGTGAAGGCCATGCTGGAACAGTATCAGCGGGAACGCTTGCAGGAGCTCGAAAAGAACAAGAACATCAGGCCTTTTGAGCGGCGTCGACATCCGCGGTACCAGATGGAGCTGGAAGCCAGATTTTCAGTCTCACCCGCCAGTGGGGTCTCTATTGCCACAGCAGACACAGAGTATTCCTGCATTACGACCAACATTTCAATATCAGGCGTTCGCGTCAAGGTGAAAGAGCCATCCCTGCTCGAGCTGCCGGTGGGGTGTCAGCTGCGCATGGAAATCCTCCTGCCAGCTCCGTGGGATTCAATTCGCTGCATCGGCACTCTGCGAAATCTGTCTGAATCATCCGATGAGGAGCACTGGGTATATCTGGGTGTCGAATTTACCAATATACTCACCACCTATCAAAAGAGACTGGAACGTTTTCTTTTTGAACACACCATGAACATGGCCTCAACAGATGACTCGGTTCAGTTCGGGGAATGA
- a CDS encoding HDOD domain-containing protein, which translates to MENQQLDKIGRFKVLSKLGKGSQGTVYLALDPYLERKVAIKTLNARSPAGGDRRTQLLQEARIVSKLQHPNIIPIFEVGAHKDLPYLVFEYIDGTSLKELIRAQDQFPIPGAVGLMTQIVDGLAYAHQRGIIHRDLSPANVLIGSNGVPRIMDFGISKMLNGSAETAADLRGTLRYMSPEHFANKPITPASDVFALGLIFYELLVGTAAVDGDNDFSVMYKIVNEPIVPPTSLNPKVDPELERIILKALEKDASSRYADAQEMKTALELYQSKQPAASIKGPGGTGTHSTVEFLLRRMRQKSDFPALSNYIVQVNDMTSSSSAASAKQLAQVILNDYSLTNKLLKLVNSAYYGQFTGGVTSISQAVVLLGFEQVRLAATSLILFTHLHGKSTSSRLGDPLIRSFTSAIIARDLAMMLGIQEREEAFICALFHDLGKNLAAYYFSDEYIEIEELVLKRGFDEQAASRLILGISYDELGVNVAKEWKFPERIVYSMRSLPEGKVEKPSSTLDLLRHFSALANQLSAAAATTAPKKKLQTLEEIACRFQPSLTTTPAELATLLEGAVDKLLNYSEFLGINTKKSSFIQRLIQWSREKLDNGSILAENADCCQIPADSGSTELEA; encoded by the coding sequence ATGGAAAACCAGCAGCTCGACAAGATTGGCCGCTTCAAGGTTCTGAGCAAGCTCGGCAAAGGTTCTCAAGGTACGGTATACCTGGCCCTTGATCCCTACCTGGAACGCAAAGTTGCCATAAAAACACTCAACGCGCGAAGTCCTGCAGGCGGCGACCGGCGGACGCAGCTTCTTCAGGAAGCAAGAATAGTGAGTAAATTGCAACACCCCAACATCATACCCATCTTCGAGGTGGGGGCCCACAAGGATCTGCCCTATCTCGTCTTTGAATATATCGATGGGACCTCTTTGAAAGAGTTGATCAGAGCGCAGGACCAGTTCCCTATTCCTGGTGCTGTGGGCCTTATGACACAGATAGTCGATGGCCTGGCCTATGCTCATCAGCGCGGCATCATTCACCGGGATCTCAGTCCGGCCAATGTCCTTATTGGCAGCAACGGAGTTCCGAGAATAATGGACTTCGGCATCTCAAAGATGCTCAACGGCTCTGCTGAGACTGCTGCTGATCTCCGAGGCACACTGCGCTACATGTCCCCGGAGCATTTCGCCAACAAACCCATAACCCCGGCCTCTGACGTCTTTGCTCTCGGCTTGATCTTCTACGAACTCCTGGTGGGCACTGCTGCTGTGGATGGTGACAATGATTTTTCTGTGATGTACAAAATAGTAAACGAACCCATTGTGCCGCCCACCAGCTTGAATCCAAAGGTGGACCCAGAACTGGAGCGCATAATACTCAAGGCCCTCGAAAAGGACGCCTCTTCCAGGTATGCCGATGCCCAGGAAATGAAAACCGCTCTGGAGCTATACCAGAGCAAACAGCCGGCAGCCAGTATAAAGGGGCCCGGGGGCACAGGGACGCACAGCACCGTAGAATTTCTCCTGCGGCGCATGCGCCAGAAAAGCGACTTCCCTGCACTGTCCAACTATATCGTCCAGGTAAACGATATGACCTCTTCCTCCAGTGCAGCATCCGCCAAACAACTCGCCCAGGTTATTCTCAACGACTACTCTCTGACCAACAAGCTGCTGAAACTGGTAAACTCCGCCTATTATGGCCAGTTTACTGGAGGGGTAACCAGCATTTCCCAGGCTGTGGTGCTCCTCGGCTTCGAACAGGTGAGATTGGCAGCAACCAGTCTCATATTGTTCACCCATTTGCATGGAAAATCCACCTCCTCCAGGCTGGGAGATCCTCTTATAAGGTCCTTCACCAGCGCCATTATTGCCCGGGACCTGGCAATGATGCTGGGTATTCAGGAAAGGGAAGAGGCCTTCATCTGTGCCCTTTTCCACGACCTCGGCAAGAACCTGGCCGCATACTATTTTTCCGACGAATACATAGAGATAGAGGAACTGGTGCTCAAGAGGGGATTCGACGAACAGGCAGCTTCTCGTCTCATTCTTGGCATATCTTACGATGAACTCGGAGTGAATGTGGCAAAAGAATGGAAGTTCCCGGAGAGAATAGTCTACAGCATGCGGAGTCTGCCCGAAGGAAAAGTGGAGAAGCCGAGCTCCACTCTAGATCTACTGCGCCACTTCTCAGCTCTTGCTAACCAGCTCTCGGCTGCTGCCGCCACTACTGCACCCAAGAAAAAGCTGCAAACTCTGGAGGAAATTGCCTGTAGATTTCAGCCCAGCCTCACCACAACCCCGGCAGAGCTTGCCACTTTGCTCGAAGGAGCTGTGGACAAGCTCCTGAATTATTCTGAATTTCTTGGCATCAATACCAAGAAGAGCTCTTTTATCCAGCGGCTTATTCAGTGGTCCAGGGAGAAGTTGGACAATGGTTCAATCCTAGCTGAGAATGCTGACTGCTGCCAGATCCCGGCGGACAGCGGTTCCACTGAATTGGAAGCCTAG
- a CDS encoding HD domain-containing protein: MTVIAPEENTKLHAFYRSVVLQLFGTLRALKLYPTGHPEIEKKTGLLFSALDKYLKLHPNLTILFVPQEVVVENVPFPDIGKTLARVLERLEQLKLQRLMFSRGLKKEELLRFLDILLRLLETSANKEGAPLDSGIKQLPHVAVGSLPLDVSSQFSFEELAGALKGSRQALFSLSQQLRDLFAGVTTTLSAAKLSMARETVASIYRMAVDGEIPLKMIIYQRHPEPEPFLHAFNVAAFSMILGRQLHLEEGVLLDIGLGGLLHDIGFHLFATSAESMSTTSSLDLKMQSWEHPIRGAKFLAASKGLPELVPIVAYEHHLYYDGGGFPHQERPRQLNLASLVVAIANAFDNRREHRPGRAALSLADTIRWMDSQVGTRFHPVLYKRFRRLIRSQSEGEL, encoded by the coding sequence ATGACAGTGATCGCTCCAGAGGAGAACACAAAACTGCATGCTTTCTACCGGAGTGTGGTGCTGCAGTTGTTCGGTACTCTGCGCGCTCTCAAGCTCTATCCTACAGGACACCCCGAGATAGAGAAAAAAACCGGCTTACTGTTTTCTGCTCTCGATAAATATCTGAAACTGCATCCCAATCTGACCATCCTTTTCGTACCGCAAGAGGTCGTTGTCGAAAACGTACCGTTTCCGGATATTGGCAAGACCCTGGCAAGAGTCCTCGAACGACTCGAACAGCTGAAGCTGCAACGGCTCATGTTCAGTCGTGGCCTCAAAAAAGAAGAGCTCCTCCGTTTCCTGGACATTCTCCTCAGACTTCTCGAGACCTCTGCCAATAAGGAAGGCGCTCCACTGGATTCTGGCATCAAGCAGCTGCCCCACGTTGCTGTGGGTAGTTTACCGCTCGATGTCAGCAGCCAATTTTCTTTCGAGGAGCTTGCCGGCGCATTGAAAGGCTCGCGTCAGGCACTTTTTTCTCTATCGCAGCAGTTGAGGGACCTGTTTGCTGGAGTGACCACCACACTGTCTGCTGCCAAACTTTCCATGGCCCGGGAAACTGTCGCCAGCATATACCGCATGGCTGTAGACGGAGAGATACCACTGAAGATGATCATATATCAGCGGCATCCCGAACCGGAGCCGTTCCTGCACGCTTTTAATGTGGCTGCTTTCAGCATGATCCTTGGACGACAGCTGCATCTCGAGGAAGGTGTGCTTCTCGATATAGGGCTGGGCGGTCTGCTGCATGATATCGGATTTCATCTCTTTGCCACCTCGGCAGAGTCCATGAGTACCACCTCGAGCCTGGACCTGAAAATGCAGAGCTGGGAGCATCCAATACGGGGGGCCAAGTTCCTGGCGGCAAGTAAAGGATTGCCGGAGTTGGTACCCATCGTGGCTTACGAGCATCATCTTTACTATGACGGTGGTGGCTTTCCCCATCAGGAGCGACCCAGGCAGCTCAATCTGGCCAGCCTGGTGGTTGCCATAGCCAATGCATTCGACAACAGGCGTGAACATCGGCCTGGTCGCGCTGCATTATCACTGGCGGACACCATTCGCTGGATGGACTCCCAGGTTGGCACTCGTTTCCACCCTGTGCTCTACAAGCGGTTCCGAAGGCTCATCAGGTCTCAATCGGAAGGAGAGCTATAA
- a CDS encoding HEAT repeat domain-containing protein: MAEDKKSSNKSLPGPVRDFLVAFIRVLNTARLYAKTHDLFKQHSKEFQAKLAIIFQGRDFLFLGFARDALYWEGDFYRVAEPALNKFVSFIHALRISYILVDKGVKLAELETVVELIATARRGQGEAIDAALSRENIQRVRVGFVDYSIFSSAAAVSTNFAANSSEEAMWRQLILVPAGAGIFHLHPEQIGKLLRVWQDAREFQKLLEQLDASLSTSEVAGTNSAKGVLLANFIQNLAATLASVNSAERANFVRQVSVALESLEPELSMQILGAVAAPGKTSGENTIIHELVQEMPDRQLVWLLAATVEHDTALAPHYRNLFQHALARYRDPAVLLTLVRSEMHRTLEEGERDFLSKWQLLEQLIVERQEAEELNEQYRKEIEGLKTTLHLDMPLAEDEEIDRLLKTLLPEVLQVSRCELIIELIDRDRSPWGEALLLPLLQDVGKTISRLINDDRFLNAGLMLRQLYLKLANHPQRDLAARTIESQMSEDDIRTLLEHLIGRCKTYSPNETVAINAVCQLFVGKAGSFLLDVLELTEAEQSEKHRWLLATLGSLGTGLSKPLSRKLQTASEALLPRLLSLVTICEAKRCLPQVEGLLNHRNMQVRLKAIEVLGKMRADGVVASLSDMLMKKSWLRTRKDMVQKKAAARALAEIGTAGAKSALERAAQQCRGDLRTLCRSLL, encoded by the coding sequence ATGGCTGAGGACAAAAAAAGCAGCAATAAATCTCTTCCTGGCCCTGTGCGCGATTTTCTGGTCGCTTTTATACGGGTGCTGAATACTGCCAGACTCTATGCCAAGACCCATGACCTTTTCAAACAACACAGCAAAGAGTTTCAGGCAAAGCTGGCGATTATTTTCCAGGGGCGGGACTTTCTCTTTCTCGGTTTTGCCAGAGATGCCTTGTACTGGGAGGGTGATTTCTACCGGGTGGCGGAACCCGCTTTGAACAAGTTCGTCTCTTTTATTCATGCCTTGAGAATTTCTTACATTTTGGTAGACAAGGGTGTCAAACTGGCAGAGCTCGAAACTGTGGTGGAGCTTATTGCCACCGCCCGCCGCGGCCAGGGAGAGGCCATTGATGCTGCCTTGAGTCGAGAAAACATCCAGCGGGTGCGAGTAGGCTTTGTGGACTACTCTATCTTTTCAAGCGCTGCTGCTGTTTCCACGAATTTTGCTGCCAACAGTTCTGAAGAGGCTATGTGGAGGCAGCTCATTCTTGTCCCTGCCGGGGCTGGCATATTTCATCTTCATCCAGAGCAGATTGGCAAACTGTTGCGTGTATGGCAGGATGCCAGAGAATTCCAGAAGCTGCTGGAGCAGTTGGATGCATCTCTCAGCACTTCAGAAGTTGCTGGAACAAACAGTGCCAAAGGCGTGCTGTTGGCAAATTTTATTCAAAATCTTGCCGCCACCCTTGCCAGTGTGAATTCTGCAGAAAGAGCCAATTTCGTCCGCCAGGTGAGCGTTGCTCTGGAATCCCTGGAGCCGGAGCTCAGCATGCAAATCCTTGGTGCTGTGGCTGCTCCAGGAAAGACTTCCGGGGAGAATACTATTATCCATGAGCTTGTGCAGGAGATGCCCGACCGCCAACTGGTATGGCTGCTGGCAGCAACCGTGGAACATGACACGGCTCTGGCCCCCCATTACAGGAATCTCTTTCAGCATGCGCTGGCAAGATACAGGGATCCTGCGGTACTGCTCACTCTGGTGCGCTCAGAAATGCACAGGACCTTGGAAGAGGGCGAAAGAGATTTCCTCAGCAAATGGCAGCTTCTCGAGCAGCTCATTGTAGAAAGGCAGGAGGCAGAGGAATTAAACGAGCAGTACCGCAAAGAAATCGAAGGACTCAAGACCACCCTCCACCTTGATATGCCTCTTGCCGAAGATGAGGAAATTGATCGTCTCTTGAAGACATTATTGCCCGAGGTGCTCCAGGTCTCCAGGTGTGAACTCATCATCGAGTTGATCGACAGGGATCGGTCGCCATGGGGCGAGGCCCTGCTCCTGCCTCTGCTGCAGGATGTGGGCAAGACTATCAGCCGGCTCATAAATGACGACAGATTCCTCAATGCTGGTCTGATGCTCCGTCAGCTGTATCTCAAGCTGGCCAATCATCCGCAACGAGATCTTGCCGCCCGTACCATAGAGTCGCAAATGAGCGAGGATGACATAAGAACTCTCCTGGAGCATCTTATTGGAAGATGCAAAACATACAGCCCAAATGAGACAGTGGCGATCAATGCAGTGTGTCAGCTCTTTGTCGGGAAGGCCGGCAGCTTTCTGCTGGATGTGCTGGAGTTGACGGAGGCAGAGCAGAGCGAAAAGCACCGCTGGCTTCTTGCTACCCTGGGCAGTCTTGGAACTGGACTCAGCAAACCTTTGAGCCGCAAGCTGCAAACAGCATCAGAAGCACTGCTGCCCCGGCTTCTTTCACTTGTAACTATATGTGAGGCAAAGCGATGTCTCCCCCAGGTCGAAGGGCTGTTGAACCACCGCAATATGCAGGTAAGACTGAAAGCCATCGAGGTTCTTGGGAAGATGCGGGCGGATGGGGTGGTTGCCAGTCTCAGTGATATGCTCATGAAAAAGTCCTGGTTGAGAACCAGAAAAGATATGGTTCAGAAGAAGGCTGCTGCTCGCGCTCTGGCAGAGATAGGCACGGCTGGAGCAAAGTCAGCCCTGGAGAGGGCTGCCCAACAGTGCCGCGGTGACTTGCGCACCTTGTGTCGCAGTCTTCTTTGA